One Streptomyces sp. NBC_00554 DNA segment encodes these proteins:
- a CDS encoding creatininase family protein — protein sequence MSGSGTRSTVSGLLPVDTTEDVRARGADVSRQVAVLPVGSFEQHGAFLPLATDTLVACAIAREVAAAYPVHLLPPVTISCSHEHAAWPGTVSISSVTLHAVVRDIADSLRRSGVDTLVLVNGHGGNYVLGNVVQESAGSGTRMALFPAMEDWDAARERAGVQTSLLSDMHAGEIETSILLHAHPELVKAGYETSDFLADDRRHLLTLGMSAYTESGVIGRPSMASAEKGKELLAGLTEAFAAYFSLVTAKTLPLETGSSETGSGETGSRRTGTAEI from the coding sequence ATGAGTGGTTCGGGAACGCGCTCGACGGTATCCGGTCTGTTGCCGGTTGACACCACCGAAGACGTACGGGCGCGCGGGGCGGATGTGTCACGGCAGGTCGCCGTGCTTCCGGTCGGAAGCTTCGAACAACACGGTGCGTTCCTGCCGCTCGCGACGGACACGCTCGTCGCGTGTGCCATCGCGCGGGAGGTCGCCGCCGCGTATCCGGTCCATCTCCTTCCTCCGGTGACGATCTCCTGCTCGCACGAGCACGCCGCGTGGCCGGGGACCGTCAGCATCTCTTCCGTCACGCTCCACGCGGTGGTCAGGGACATCGCCGATTCGCTCCGCCGGTCCGGCGTCGACACGCTGGTGCTGGTCAACGGACACGGCGGAAACTACGTACTGGGCAATGTGGTTCAGGAATCCGCGGGCAGCGGTACGCGGATGGCGCTTTTCCCGGCCATGGAGGACTGGGACGCCGCGAGGGAACGGGCCGGAGTACAGACCTCGCTGCTCAGCGATATGCACGCGGGGGAAATAGAGACCTCCATTCTTCTGCACGCCCATCCGGAATTGGTCAAGGCCGGTTACGAGACTTCCGATTTCCTCGCGGACGACCGGCGGCATCTGCTCACCCTCGGTATGTCCGCCTATACCGAGTCCGGTGTCATCGGCCGTCCCTCGATGGCCAGCGCCGAGAAGGGGAAGGAACTCCTGGCCGGGCTGACCGAGGCGTTCGCGGCGTATTTCTCCCTGGTGACGGCCAAGACACTGCCCTTGGAAACCGGGAGTTCGGAGACCGGGAGCGGCGAGACCGGGAGTCGCAGGACCGGGACTGCGGAGATCTGA
- a CDS encoding class I SAM-dependent methyltransferase, translated as MSTATTPSGLPGVPEPEIRAGVPGERVDAVGADDVPRYAPQWLQLREGADAAARASDLLDPLRIRLANRPVRGDDLVIHDLGCGTGSMGRWLAPRLDGGQHWILHDRDPYLLHFATVGAPRAAADGSRVTVTTQRGDIGRLTADALAGASLVTASALLDVLTGDEIDRLAAACAGAGVPALLTLSVVGRVEFTPAEPLDAEFAEAFNAHQRRGDLLGPEAITATCEAFARYGATVRTHPSPWRLGPDTAALTEEWLRGWVGAACEERPELAAHAETYLRSRVAAAAAGELRVVVHHSDVLALPRPTGGAL; from the coding sequence ATGAGTACGGCCACCACTCCCTCAGGTCTGCCCGGCGTGCCCGAGCCGGAGATTCGGGCGGGAGTGCCGGGGGAGCGCGTCGACGCGGTCGGCGCCGATGACGTGCCTCGTTACGCGCCCCAGTGGCTGCAGCTGCGCGAAGGCGCCGATGCCGCCGCACGGGCGTCCGACTTGCTGGACCCGCTGCGTATCCGTCTCGCGAACCGGCCGGTACGCGGCGACGACCTGGTGATTCACGACCTCGGCTGTGGCACGGGGTCCATGGGCCGCTGGCTCGCGCCCAGGCTCGACGGCGGTCAGCACTGGATCCTGCACGACCGGGACCCCTATCTGCTCCACTTCGCGACGGTGGGCGCACCGCGCGCTGCCGCCGACGGCAGCCGGGTCACGGTCACCACGCAGCGCGGTGACATCGGCCGGCTGACCGCGGACGCCTTGGCCGGGGCCTCGCTGGTGACGGCCTCCGCGCTGCTCGACGTGCTCACCGGTGACGAGATCGACCGCCTCGCGGCGGCCTGTGCGGGCGCCGGAGTGCCGGCCCTGCTGACGCTCTCCGTCGTCGGCCGGGTCGAATTCACCCCGGCCGAACCGCTCGACGCCGAGTTCGCCGAGGCGTTCAACGCCCACCAGCGCCGCGGTGACCTGCTCGGTCCCGAAGCCATCACGGCCACCTGCGAGGCCTTCGCCCGCTACGGCGCGACGGTCCGCACCCACCCGAGCCCCTGGCGGCTCGGCCCCGACACCGCCGCGCTCACCGAGGAGTGGCTGCGCGGCTGGGTCGGCGCGGCCTGCGAGGAGCGACCCGAACTCGCCGCCCACGCAGAGACGTATCTGCGGTCCCGGGTGGCGGCGGCCGCCGCGGGTGAACTGCGCGTGGTGGTCCACCACAGCGATGTGCTGGCGCTTCCCCGGCCGACGGGTGGGGCGCTGTGA
- a CDS encoding glycosyltransferase family 4 protein yields the protein MTDTTIDQASVNGNQASLNYVPVQNAALQKAEIIPMSLNSVHFVMPGGVDDPAAPSGGNAYDRRLCLDLPGFGWQVHRHAVAGEWPRPGAAARTELARTLRELPDGTTVLLDGLVACGVPEIIVPEAERLALTVLVHLPLGDETGLAPAVAAELDAKERTTLRAVSAVVATSEWAVRRLVAHHGLAPDRVHVAEPGADIAPIASGTDGVSRLLCVAAVTPRKGQHRLVEALATVTDLPWSCVCVGALGQDPAYVTELRALIEKHGLGDRLHLAGPQVGAELDASYAAADLMVLTSYAETYGMAVTEALARGIPVLATDVGGLPEAVGRAPDGGVPGILVPPEDPAALAVELRGWFGEADVRRRLKAAARGRRAALNGWATTARSLAGVLGRLPREPRRAA from the coding sequence GTGACCGACACGACCATCGACCAGGCATCCGTGAACGGGAACCAGGCTTCCCTGAACTACGTGCCGGTGCAGAACGCGGCTCTCCAGAAGGCCGAGATCATCCCCATGTCCCTGAACTCCGTGCACTTCGTCATGCCGGGCGGCGTCGACGACCCGGCCGCGCCGAGCGGCGGCAACGCGTATGACCGCCGGCTCTGCCTGGACCTGCCCGGCTTCGGCTGGCAGGTCCACCGGCACGCCGTCGCGGGCGAGTGGCCGCGCCCCGGAGCCGCCGCCCGCACCGAACTCGCCCGCACGCTGCGGGAACTGCCGGACGGCACAACCGTCCTGCTCGACGGACTCGTCGCCTGCGGCGTCCCCGAGATCATCGTCCCCGAGGCCGAACGGCTCGCCCTCACCGTCCTCGTGCACCTGCCGCTCGGCGACGAGACGGGGCTCGCACCTGCCGTGGCGGCCGAACTGGACGCCAAGGAACGTACGACGCTGCGGGCCGTGTCGGCCGTCGTGGCCACCAGCGAATGGGCGGTGCGCCGGCTCGTGGCCCACCACGGGCTCGCCCCCGACCGGGTCCATGTCGCCGAACCCGGCGCCGACATCGCGCCGATCGCCTCCGGCACCGACGGGGTCTCGCGGCTGCTGTGCGTCGCGGCGGTCACCCCGCGCAAGGGGCAGCACCGGCTGGTCGAGGCCCTCGCGACCGTCACCGACCTGCCCTGGAGCTGCGTCTGCGTCGGCGCACTCGGCCAGGATCCGGCGTACGTCACCGAGCTCCGCGCCCTGATCGAGAAGCACGGCCTCGGCGACCGGCTGCACCTGGCCGGACCGCAGGTGGGCGCCGAACTCGACGCGAGCTACGCTGCGGCGGACCTGATGGTCCTCACCTCTTACGCCGAGACGTACGGCATGGCCGTCACCGAGGCGCTCGCGCGCGGCATCCCGGTCCTTGCGACCGACGTCGGCGGCCTGCCCGAGGCCGTCGGGCGCGCACCCGACGGCGGAGTGCCCGGCATCCTCGTACCACCGGAGGACCCGGCGGCTCTCGCCGTGGAACTGCGCGGCTGGTTCGGCGAGGCCGACGTACGCCGTCGTCTGAAGGCGGCCGCCCGCGGCCGGCGTGCCGCGCTGAACGGCTGGGCCACCACGGCCCGGAGCCTGGCCGGCGTCCTGGGACGGCTGCCGCGGGAACCCAGGAGGGCGGCATGA
- a CDS encoding 6-carboxytetrahydropterin synthase yields MFSITVRDHLMIAHSFRGEVFGPAQRLHGATFLVDATFRRAELDDDNIVVDIGLATQELGAVVSDLNYRNLDNEPVFKGTNTSTEFLAKVIADRLADRVHAGALGEGAQGLAGITVTLHESHIAWASYERAL; encoded by the coding sequence TTGTTCAGCATCACCGTCCGCGATCACCTGATGATCGCCCACAGCTTCCGTGGCGAGGTCTTCGGCCCCGCGCAGCGCCTGCACGGGGCGACGTTCCTGGTGGACGCCACCTTTCGCCGCGCCGAGCTGGACGACGACAACATCGTCGTCGACATCGGGCTGGCCACCCAGGAGCTCGGCGCTGTCGTAAGCGACCTGAACTACCGCAACCTCGACAACGAACCGGTCTTCAAGGGCACCAACACCTCGACGGAGTTCCTGGCCAAGGTCATCGCCGACCGCCTCGCCGACCGCGTGCACGCCGGGGCGCTGGGCGAGGGCGCCCAAGGGCTCGCGGGCATCACCGTCACCCTGCACGAGTCGCACATCGCCTGGGCGAGTTACGAGCGTGCGCTGTGA